CCATTATTCAATTATGAGCAAAATGCAAGTTGGTAGCTAGATCAAAGTTTCTGTATGTATATGATTAAAGGACGATCAGAGCTGCAGCTAGAGATGCATGCGCACTTACACCGACTTGCTGATGCaggaacttgatgtactcgatGGTTTCATGGAGCACCGATGCCGTATCAGTCTGCGCAGCACGCACGCCGAGGTTGATCCATCATTGTTTTTTTGCAAAGAGATCGAATTTGTTAAAAAGGTGTGGGTCTTTGCAGTATTGGACTCTGAGGTTTCAGCTTCCAGAATAATAATACGTAGTGCGTGTAAGTGCAGGACCATTAACCAAATTAAGACCTTGATCACTCACCTTTCCAAAAGGGGAGACTAGTTGTTGAAGTGCTGTGATTCTGTCACCTAGCTTCTCTTTCCTCACCTGAAACATATAAAAAAATCATTGTGGAGCGTACCTGAATACTACTTACTTTATGAAAGAGAAATCCATATTCACTTCATTATcattccggccggccggcattTTTTGGAGCACAAGGATTTGAAAGAAATTCAGAGGAAACAAATGCTAGATTTGCAAAGTAGTTTCAGAGACGAACAATTCAAATACCTTGAAGGTCGGCAGTGGTGATGGTGTCCCTGTTCTCGCTTTCTTGAGCGGCGTAGGATCGGCGTTCGCCTTCTTCGTGATGATGGAGCTAGAGTCCCCGGCACCTTCTAGTGCACTCTGCATGTATACGAGATCAAATTAAAGGAATTGGGAATTTTCAGGCATGCAATTATTATTGAAAATTGTCAAAGCTGAATGCAACTGATAAAAAGATACAAGTTTTCAGACAACTGAAAGTAGGGAAAACTGCAATCATCGATGTATGCAATATTGTGTTTGCTATATATGTGAACCTTGGCTGCAAGACTTGCCGGCCTAGATTTAGATTGCCCCGACGGTGGTCCGGCGGCAGTCCCTAAGCTTgccgccccctccgccgccgccgccgcagcaaaCCCGGAGGAAGGGTTCCAGAACGGCGTGCTGTTAGTGAACTGCAGAGCCTCCCTGATGCTGCTGGGCGCCTGGTTCATCGTCTGCTGCTGATACTGCTGGAACCCCAGCGACGgcttcgtcgccgccgccgacggctCCGTGAGGCTTCTCAGCAGCGACGACGACCGGAAACCGCCGGACGGTGAGGTCGGCGACGAGAGCAGCTCTAGTCCAAGGTTGGACAGGAACTGGTGGTTGGGATCATGGGGGTCTTGTAGCATCAGGCTGTTATTATTCGATGAGGGGCTCCtcaggccgaggtgaacctgaTCGCCTCTTGATGAGCTCATGTAGCCATGGAAACCAGATCCATCCCTAATTATCAGAATTTCAGGCATACATATGATCATAAATCCATCAGAGAAGAAATTGTTTTACTTAAATATAACAaataaaaagaagaagaaaacttCATGAGTAGTGATAGATAGAAGCGAGAGCAGAATTTCTTACAAGTAGTAAGGCTGGTTCCAGGCGGCGGCGAGACCGGTCGCCGTCTGCGGCACTACGACGGCGCCCGGATCGGCGACGCCCGCGGGCTCTTGG
The Panicum hallii strain FIL2 chromosome 6, PHallii_v3.1, whole genome shotgun sequence genome window above contains:
- the LOC112897229 gene encoding transcription factor bHLH112-like isoform X2, whose product is MADHQEMIHPAAAAAAGGASHGGDWWSTAVSCSPDQPPGFGAGLSPAGAADGSNRSRSGNAASSESPGSNSLATGGSSITFQEPAGVADPGAVVVPQTATGLAAAWNQPYYLDGSGFHGYMSSSRGDQVHLGLRSPSSNNNSLMLQDPHDPNHQFLSNLGLELLSSPTSPSGGFRSSSLLRSLTEPSAAATKPSLGFQQYQQQTMNQAPSSIREALQFTNSTPFWNPSSGFAAAAAAEGAASLGTAAGPPSGQSKSRPSALEGAGDSSSIITKKANADPTPLKKARTGTPSPLPTFKVRKEKLGDRITALQQLVSPFGKTDTASVLHETIEYIKFLHQQVGSLSAPYLKNRQQVPHLKVSRDGGEAAAAKGDLTGRGLCLVPISSTFAVASETPVDFWSPFGAAFR
- the LOC112897229 gene encoding transcription factor bHLH112-like isoform X1 produces the protein MADHQEMIHPAAAAAAGGASHGGDWWSTAVSCSPDQPPGFGAGLSPAGAADGSNRSRSGNAASSESPGSNSLATGGSSITFQEPAGVADPGAVVVPQTATGLAAAWNQPYYLDGSGFHGYMSSSRGDQVHLGLRSPSSNNNSLMLQDPHDPNHQFLSNLGLELLSSPTSPSGGFRSSSLLRSLTEPSAAATKPSLGFQQYQQQTMNQAPSSIREALQFTNSTPFWNPSSGFAAAAAAEGAASLGTAAGPPSGQSKSRPASLAAKSALEGAGDSSSIITKKANADPTPLKKARTGTPSPLPTFKVRKEKLGDRITALQQLVSPFGKTDTASVLHETIEYIKFLHQQVGSLSAPYLKNRQQVPHLKVSRDGGEAAAAKGDLTGRGLCLVPISSTFAVASETPVDFWSPFGAAFR